A stretch of DNA from Xyrauchen texanus isolate HMW12.3.18 chromosome 31, RBS_HiC_50CHRs, whole genome shotgun sequence:
ctgcttcacttcaatcttcactggtgtctgcagcatctgctgttctccagcgttacagacagaagtcagagactctgtggaggtttgatcaccctgattactgtcacacacactctcctgagcatcagtagaacagagtaaagtgagctgtgagtcctgtgtgtctctggatctctgttcagagagtttgtccagcagctgctgtggtgtggactgatctctgccgctccacactgaatcctgacattctgtggaggtcccatcagtcacacacactgaagattgacaggaaaccttttccagctcctgacaaacacaacacaatcacatctgtaccgttcatcatcacagagtcacagtcataacacatcatttgaaacttacaatctcaactttaactcGCTCAAAACAGGTGCAGGATGAATACAGTTCTCtctccttcagttttgtcttcagtgacgtcacctctttcttcagctgagagatttctgtgatgaaatcatcaatatccagcatggacagatcagttcctactgatttacagcagatcacatccacctgctctctcatgatgaacatctgaacacaaaaacatcctcaTTATAATGAACTGACATTCATCACactcaaaaacattattaaacacaagaacagctgttaaataaaataagtaattctgagattatataaaaataaatgtgtgcttTGTGTTTGGGTTTCATTTTCCTGAAATATTGTCTGATATTAGCCCATAGCTAGCTTTATTCAACATATAATAGCCTTCATTGAAATAATTTACAAACAGCCGGATTTAACGAGCTCATTTGTCAGTAATGTAACATAATTTACCTCAGTTTGATTTCAACAACACattacacaataaaaacactcaaATTCACAATGCTCCAGATGCTTAGATGATATATCTAATAACTTGTTTATCCAGTCACATACCGCAATAAAAAGCTTATTTACGATCATTAAAACACCAATGAGATAAAAAGTGTatgcacataaaaacacacacacacacttgaaactATAAATCTcacaaataacataaaacaaattgcACACGTACCGATTGAGAGCTCAAACTGTTCTTTCTTCGTGATAAATGGCGGTTTGCAAAACAACTTCTGGTGATTTTCTCGCCTcctactggactggagtgttgatgCGTTTGGCGGGAAATAGTTACAATATACGTCAAACTTTTATCCTAGCCTCACATTTCCATCAAATGTTTTCAAAGGGAACCTGTCAAGctctgaaatgaaaaataaagcacTATAGAAGTTACATAACATATTCACTTCAATTCCCCTCAGCCAAAGCTCTTAAATGGaccacaataattaaataaactctaatgatggtgtcaacactgttcctcacacaaaggtgGCCTGTTATCTCCCCATCCTAAATCTTCTGCCACCTCCTTATTAGTTTCTGCTTTCCTCAATGGGAAGTTTGTCGATGACAGAATATGTCTAGTATTTCCACGAAtacaccggagtatctggacaaactgacaactagaataacaaggatcagcaaagctgtcattgcagcacatggaggattttttgatgagaaatatttgaaGTAGTTCAAGAAGTTCtgcacatttatt
This window harbors:
- the LOC127625263 gene encoding probable serine/threonine-protein kinase fhkB; its protein translation is MFIMREQVDVICCKSVGTDLSMLDIDDFITEISQLKKEVTSLKTKLKERELYSSCTCFERVKVEIELEKVSCQSSVCVTDGTSTECQDSVWSGRDQSTPQQLLDKLSEQRSRDTQDSQLTLLCSTDAQESVCDSNQGDQTSTESLTSVCNAGEQQMLQTPVKIEVKQEKRKEASTTEEQQRDEGDDEQQTLQSSVKMCSVKLLDCRNLMKIRGETTAEEQENDDDDSTAEEQESDEDDDDFIPSDVHHERAGGCDLL